The following coding sequences lie in one Arachis ipaensis cultivar K30076 chromosome B03, Araip1.1, whole genome shotgun sequence genomic window:
- the LOC107630008 gene encoding pentatricopeptide repeat-containing protein At1g77360, mitochondrial isoform X1 — protein sequence MIRVFDNRKKPLSKWVLFAKLYCTSEPVQEVTDATRMVCKTMMSCPPMGLDTALNQTGVRVSPDLVQSVLKSFENAGMLAFRFFEWAEKQRNYTHDVKAYHSMIESLAKIRQYQIMWDLVNAMRKKGMLNIETFCIIMRKYARAQKVDEAIYTFNVMEKYDISPNLAAFNGLLSALCKSKNVRKAQEIFDSMKDRFVPDSKTYSILLDGWGRAPSLPKAREVFREMVCMGCDPDIVTYGIMVDILCKAGRVDEAVEIVKEMDANNCGATSFIYSVLVHTYGVENRIEDAINTFIEMESKGIKPDVVVYNALIGAFCKANKFKNVHRVLQEMESNGVDPNSRTCNVIISGLISQGETDRAFRVFRRMVKSCEPDADTYTMLIKMFCERNELEMATKIWKYMKSKRFVPSLHTYSVLINGLCQKGNAMKACVLMEEMIENGIRPSGSTFAKLRQLLIKEGREDVLKFLHEKVDLLVKEPLFD from the coding sequence ATGATCAGAGTTTTTGACAACAGGAAAAAACCATTATCCAAATGGGTATTGTTTGCCAAATTGTATTGTACAAGTGAACCAGTTCAAGAGGTTACAGATGCAACTAGAATGGTATGCAAGACTATGATGTCATGTCCTCCAATGGGACTGGACACTGCTCTTAATCAAACTGGTGTTAGAGTTTCACCGGATTTGGTCCAGAGTGTCCTCAAGAGTTTTGAGAATGCCGGTATGTTGGCGTTCCGGTTCTTCGAGTGGGCTGAGAAGCAGAGAAATTACACACACGACGTCAAGGCATATCACTCAATGATTGAGTCTTTGGCCAAAATAAGGCAATACCAGATCATGTGGGATCTTGTCAATGCTATGAGGAAAAAGGGGATGTTGAATATTGAGACTTTCTGTATCATCATGCGAAAGTATGCCCGAGCTCAGAAGGTAGATGAGGCCATTTATACGTTTAATGTCATGGAAAAATATGACATATCTCCAAATCTTGCTGCATTTAACGGTTTACTAAGTGCATTGTGCAAGTCCAAGAATGTGAGAAAGGCTCAGGAGATCTTTGACTCTATGAAGGATCGCTTTGTCCCGGACTCAAAAACTTATAGCATATTGCTTGATGGATGGGGAAGGGCTCCGAGTCTTCCGAAAGCAAGAGAGGTTTTTAGAGAGATGGTTTGCATGGGATGTGATCCGGATATTGTCACATATGGAATAATGGTTGACATTCTTTGCAAAGCCGGAAGAGTTGATGAAGCTGTAGAGATAGTAAAGGAAATGGATGCTAACAATTGCGGGGCAACTTCTTTTATTTATAGTGTCCTGGTCCACACATATGGGGTGGAAAATCGGATTGAAGATGCTATCAACACATTCATAGAGATGGAAAGCAAGGGAATCAAGCCAGATGTTGTGGTGTATAATGCATTGATTGGTGCTTTCTGTAAAGCAAACAAATTCAAAAATGTTCATCGAGTTTTGCAAGAGATGGAATCCAATGGTGTTGATCCTAATTCAAGGACCTGCAATGTTATCATAAGCGGTTTGATAAGCCAGGGAGAGACTGATAGAGCTTTTAGGGTCTTCCGCCGGATGGTTAAGTCTTGCGAACCGGATGCCGATACCTATACAATGTTGATAAAAATGTTTTGTGAGAGAAATGAACTAGAGATGGCTACGAAAATATGGAAGTATATGAAGTCAAAACGGTTTGTCCCAAGTTTGCACACCTATTCAGTCCTCATCAATGGGTTGTGCCAAAAGGGCAATGCTATGAAAGCATGTGTTTTGATGGAAGAGATGATAGAAAATGGAATTCGACCATCTGGTTCAACATTCGCCAAGTTAAGACAGTTACTTATAAAGGAAGGGCGAGAGGATGTGCTAAAATTTCTTCATGAGAAAGTTGATCTTCTTGTCAAGGAGCCTTTATTTGATTAG
- the LOC107630008 gene encoding pentatricopeptide repeat-containing protein At1g77360, mitochondrial isoform X2, whose amino-acid sequence MVCKTMMSCPPMGLDTALNQTGVRVSPDLVQSVLKSFENAGMLAFRFFEWAEKQRNYTHDVKAYHSMIESLAKIRQYQIMWDLVNAMRKKGMLNIETFCIIMRKYARAQKVDEAIYTFNVMEKYDISPNLAAFNGLLSALCKSKNVRKAQEIFDSMKDRFVPDSKTYSILLDGWGRAPSLPKAREVFREMVCMGCDPDIVTYGIMVDILCKAGRVDEAVEIVKEMDANNCGATSFIYSVLVHTYGVENRIEDAINTFIEMESKGIKPDVVVYNALIGAFCKANKFKNVHRVLQEMESNGVDPNSRTCNVIISGLISQGETDRAFRVFRRMVKSCEPDADTYTMLIKMFCERNELEMATKIWKYMKSKRFVPSLHTYSVLINGLCQKGNAMKACVLMEEMIENGIRPSGSTFAKLRQLLIKEGREDVLKFLHEKVDLLVKEPLFD is encoded by the coding sequence ATGGTATGCAAGACTATGATGTCATGTCCTCCAATGGGACTGGACACTGCTCTTAATCAAACTGGTGTTAGAGTTTCACCGGATTTGGTCCAGAGTGTCCTCAAGAGTTTTGAGAATGCCGGTATGTTGGCGTTCCGGTTCTTCGAGTGGGCTGAGAAGCAGAGAAATTACACACACGACGTCAAGGCATATCACTCAATGATTGAGTCTTTGGCCAAAATAAGGCAATACCAGATCATGTGGGATCTTGTCAATGCTATGAGGAAAAAGGGGATGTTGAATATTGAGACTTTCTGTATCATCATGCGAAAGTATGCCCGAGCTCAGAAGGTAGATGAGGCCATTTATACGTTTAATGTCATGGAAAAATATGACATATCTCCAAATCTTGCTGCATTTAACGGTTTACTAAGTGCATTGTGCAAGTCCAAGAATGTGAGAAAGGCTCAGGAGATCTTTGACTCTATGAAGGATCGCTTTGTCCCGGACTCAAAAACTTATAGCATATTGCTTGATGGATGGGGAAGGGCTCCGAGTCTTCCGAAAGCAAGAGAGGTTTTTAGAGAGATGGTTTGCATGGGATGTGATCCGGATATTGTCACATATGGAATAATGGTTGACATTCTTTGCAAAGCCGGAAGAGTTGATGAAGCTGTAGAGATAGTAAAGGAAATGGATGCTAACAATTGCGGGGCAACTTCTTTTATTTATAGTGTCCTGGTCCACACATATGGGGTGGAAAATCGGATTGAAGATGCTATCAACACATTCATAGAGATGGAAAGCAAGGGAATCAAGCCAGATGTTGTGGTGTATAATGCATTGATTGGTGCTTTCTGTAAAGCAAACAAATTCAAAAATGTTCATCGAGTTTTGCAAGAGATGGAATCCAATGGTGTTGATCCTAATTCAAGGACCTGCAATGTTATCATAAGCGGTTTGATAAGCCAGGGAGAGACTGATAGAGCTTTTAGGGTCTTCCGCCGGATGGTTAAGTCTTGCGAACCGGATGCCGATACCTATACAATGTTGATAAAAATGTTTTGTGAGAGAAATGAACTAGAGATGGCTACGAAAATATGGAAGTATATGAAGTCAAAACGGTTTGTCCCAAGTTTGCACACCTATTCAGTCCTCATCAATGGGTTGTGCCAAAAGGGCAATGCTATGAAAGCATGTGTTTTGATGGAAGAGATGATAGAAAATGGAATTCGACCATCTGGTTCAACATTCGCCAAGTTAAGACAGTTACTTATAAAGGAAGGGCGAGAGGATGTGCTAAAATTTCTTCATGAGAAAGTTGATCTTCTTGTCAAGGAGCCTTTATTTGATTAG
- the LOC107630009 gene encoding pentatricopeptide repeat-containing protein At3g58590, with translation MSCHGHIVRHGQHLLKLVESCSITCTLDATKCLHALSITMGPIPNQSIFVHNNVISHYLSLGEFLHARRVFDILPQRTVVSYNMLIHAYSRRGDVSDAWSLLCHMRGSDFSPTQYTLSGLLSCELLSICQGMQLQALSIKSGLFDADAFVSTALLGLFGRHGCLDEAFIAFEDMVHKSLVTWNIMLLILARNGFVGDCQNLFRDLVRTGVALSEGSFVAVLSGLVDPEQDLEYSAMIHGLMTKCGFDGDIALVNCLINVYVKCKAMFSAQRLFQEVPAENVVSWNTIIDALVKSGRPQVALEMFVNMSRRGLMPSQATFVAVIDMCASLKNFVCGESIHAKVIRNGFESDVVVGTALVDFYAKCDNMMCSHKCFNQIEEKNIVSWNALMVGYSNECSSMPIMLLRQMLQLGHLVNEFSFSASLKSSSVLNTRQLHGLLIKMGYESHEYVLSSLVMAYSRNGLIIEALSFVKEVSNSLPLVPSNIIAGIYNRTCQYYETVKFLSLLESPDTVSWNLVISACARSNNYNEVLELFNHMHVAHIQPDNYTFMSILCVCTKLCRLDLGSSLHGLIMKTNLYNWDTYICNALIDMYGKCGNIDSSVKVFEEMTDKNIITWTALITAFGLNGYPHEALKRFKNMESFRLKPDALALRAVLSACRYGGLVSEAMEIFKQMGTAYGIQPELDHYHCIVDLLAKRGEIEEAEKIITSMPFPPNANIWRSFLEGSKRQTVKSNCILEAMH, from the coding sequence ATGAGTTGCCATGGACATATTGTCCGACATGGCCAACACCTCCTCAAGCTTGTTGAATCGTGTTCCATCACTTGCACCCTTGATGCAACTAAATGCCTCCATGCACTCTCTATCACTATGGGTCCCATTCCAAACCAATCCATCTTCGTCCACAATAATGTCATTTCTCATTACTTATCCCTTGGCGAGTTTCTTCATGCACGTCGAGTGTTTGATATATTGCCCCAAAGAACGGTAGTTTCTTACAACATGCTCATCCATGCTTATAGTCGCCGTGGTGATGTGAGTGATGCTTGGAGCCTGCTCTGCCACATGAGGGGTTCTGACTTTTCTCCAACACAATATACTTTGAGTGGGTTACTATCTTGTGAATTGTTGAGCATTTGTCAGGGTATGCAGTTGCAGGCTTTGAGCATCAAGAGTGGACTTTTTGATGCTGATGCTTTTGTGAGTACTGCTTTGTTGGGTTTGTTTGGGAGGCATGGATGTTTGGATGAAGCTTTTATTGCATTTGAAGATATGGTCCATAAGAGCCTGGTGACTTGGAATATAATGCTATTGATTCTGGCACGTAATGGATTTGTGGGAGACTGCCAGAATTTGTTTCGTGATCTTGTGAGGACAGGGGTTGCTTTGTCAGAAGGTTCCTTTGTGGCTGTTTTGTCTGGACTTGTTGATCCTGAGCAGGATTTGGAATATAGTGCAATGATTCATGGTTTGATGACGAAATGTGGGTTTGATGGTGACATTGCTTTGGTTAATTGTCTGATTAACGTGTATGTGAAATGCAAAGCCATGTTCTCGGCACAAAGATTGTTTCAAGAAGTTCCGGCTGAAAATGTTGTGTCTTGGAATACGATTATTGACGCATTGGTGAAAAGTGGGAGACCTCAAGTGGCATTGGAGATGTTTGTGAATATGTCTAGAAGGGGATTGATGCCTAGTCAGGCCACATTTGTAGCTGTTATAGACATGTGTGCTAGTTTGAAGAACTTTGTTTGTGGAGAATCTATCCATGCTAAGGTAATCAGGAATGGTTTCGAATCTGATGTTGTTGTAGGTACTGCATTGGTAGACTTTTATGCTAAATGTGATAACATGATGTGTTCCCATAAATGTTTTAATCAAATAGAAGAGAAGAATATTGTGTCTTGGAATGCTTTGATGGTGGGTTACTCGAATGAATGCTCTTCCATGCCGATTATGTTACTACGACAAATGCTACAATTAGGTCACTTAGTTAATGAGTTTTCCTTTTCTGCTTCTCTTAAGTCATCATCAGTATTGAACACGCGTCAGCTCCATGGTTTGCTTATAAAAATGGGGTATGAAAGTCATGAATATGTATTAAGCTCCCTTGTTATGGCTTACAGTAGAAACGGTCTCATAATCGAAGCACTTTCTTTTGTCAAGGAAGTCAGTAATTCACTTCCTCTAGTCCCCTCAAACATCATTGCCGGGATCTATAACAGGACTTGCCAATACTATGAAACGGTAAAGTTCCTTTCTTTGCTCGAAAGCCCTGATACTGTATCCTGGAACCTTGTCATTTCAGCTTGTGCTCGGAGCAATAATTATAATGAGGTTTtggaacttttcaaccatatgcATGTTGCACACATACAACCGGATAATTACACATTTATGAGTATATTATGCGTGTGCACCAAGCTTTGTCGTCTTGATCTGGGAAGTTCTCTTCATGGACTTATTATGAAGACTAACCTCTATAACTGGGACACTTATATCTGCAATGCACTAATTGACATGTATGGAAAGTGTGGAAACATTGATAGTTCGGTAAAAGTTTTTGAAGAAATGACTGACAAAAATATTATTACATGGACGGCTTTAATTACTGCCTTCGGGCTGAATGGTTATCCACATGAAGCGCTAAAGAGATTCAAAAATATGGAATCATTCAGGTTGAAGCCGGATGCATTAGCTCTGAGAGCAGTGCTCTCTGCTTGCAGATATGGTGGATTGGTAAGCGAGGCGATGGAAATTTTCAAACAGATGGGAACTGCTTATGGGATTCAGCCAGAACTAGATCATTACCATTGTATAGTAGACCTCCTGGCTAAACGTGGAGAAATTGAAGAAGCTGAGAAAATCATCACTAGCATGCCTTTTCCACCAAATGCGAATATTTGGCGTAGCTTCCTTGAAGGCTCCAAGAGGCAAACAGTAAAATCTAATTGTATTTTGGAAGCAATGCACTGA